tcaccgtatgtttgtttgttaCCAATAGCTTTCTTGACTTTATcaaaaaatccaatttcTTCAGAAAACGAAGTACTTTTAACTGTTCCTGATGGAGGTACTGGTTCAGGAATACCTGGCACTAATGTGGGGTTAATTGCAACAGCAGCAGGCACTTGTGCTTTGCTTGACACCTTTTGCCCTCTTTGTGATACTGCACCAGTTCTCAAGTTAGAATATTGACTTTCTTGATTGTAATTGTCTTGATATGGTTCAGAAACTGACTTTCTCTTTCCTGTAACTTGATCATTAGATGGGGTACCATAAACAGACTCAGGACTGGCTGCATTTGGAAAGTTGCTTTGTTGCTGAACTGCTGATTGCTGCAATTGTGCATATTGCGGATTGGTGGCCGGTCCAGCAGGTTGAAAATTGCCAACTGGTGGCAACTGTGTTCCATTGTTAACGTAGTATCCATCCTGTGCTTGTGCCTGTTGGTAATTTAGATTACTGGTGTCTGGTAAAAACTGTTTAAAATCATCCAAGAGATCTGGTGAATTAGCAAATAATACAGTAACTTGTTCATAAACTTCGGCAATTTGTTTCTGTTCTCTTTGATACGTTTGTAAAATTTCTAAAAACTGTTTGTAGATATCTGGCTGACTAGCAAACCtggttttaattttgttaacATAAGATATAGCATGATTAAATCCAACTTGTCCGCTAGCACCATTTTGTGCTTCCATGGAAGCTGGGTCGGCAAACTGTTGTGGTTGAGACTGCTGTGGTTGCTGAGTCTGTGGTGAAGATTGTTCCTGTTGACTGATAACAAGACTTTCTTCTCCACCCCATCTTTGGTTATACGTAGCGTTTGAAATATTAGGTCTAGTGGTTGTACCTGTGGGGGTCGTTACACGAATTGGGTTTGGATCTGATGGGTCCAATGAACATTCAATCTTATATCCTGGTGGTAAAAAAGTGTTAAACCcttgaatcaaatttggaTGTCCTCTAAATAGTGTTGAAACACGATCAATTACTCCAGGTGTATCAATACTAATGTTAAAGAGCAAATGGTTTGTTAGTAAAATGGaacaaagaagaacaaacggggagaaaaaaaaaatatcactCTGTGCGGGTATTGCTATTCATCGGCAAAGTGGATTCTCACTTATACACAGGATCTTCCAAATTTCCAATGGCCGACAAAACCAAACGCACCGAAAGTTCAACAACATACCTCTGTGATTTGAAATCTTTCATAATATCGAGAAAATTGTTATATACCTCAGCTTGGTTGCTGAATTGTACTTTGACCTGATCTAAGTAGGATAACGCGTCCTTGACATTTAATGGCCTGTACACGTTGGTTGTGGTGGACCGATTAGGAACTCCTCCAATGACGGGAGATGTTTGTGGGGCTGGTTGTGAAATAGTTGCAGGATATGCCCCTTGATCGTTGCCAACATGTCCCAAAGAGCTGGGAGGTGGGAGATGAGTTGAACCAGTTGATGGCGGTGGATTCAATGCGACATTCGATGGTCTTCTCAATTCTGCTGTCTGTCTTGATTGATCGGATGATGACTAAACATTTGGAGTTAGTATGGGTTGTtctgttgtttttttttttgttactCTAAATAATACCCAAGATTTGGTTCTAATATACATACTTGTCCCATCTGTATCTGATCGCTTGCAGGATTGATGGATGGAATGTTGAACCCATGTGGATGGTGGCCACTGCCATTGCCCAAACTTGGCAAACTCGGTAAGGGATAAAAAGCTTGTCCGCCTATAAATAACCGGTTCGTTAGTACTTCCTCTCTCTCTAAACAATAGTAAAGCATCTCAAAAACATACCTTGCTCCAACGTTGCTGGTGGGGGTAACACTGGGGGATGTTGAcgactaaaaaaaaaaaaagaatgttGTTAGTAtaccaaaacaaatttatagggataaacaaaattataGAAACATACTTGAACGGCTGACCAAGTGGTCGCTGTTGATTGTTCCAAGGTTCCTGATGATTCGACATTAAGACTTTTTTAAAACCTTTTGGGGGGGGTGTTCAAAAATGTGACTCGTATCTAAACTGTATCAGTTGCTTTCTGATTgtatttcaaaaattctgagatgaaataaatcaagaataaaaaaaaaagaaaaactgtTTGACTTGCTTCCTCTAAACTAAACAGTAACTAAAAAGGATTACTTCAGTTATACTATTTGGGAATAGAAAGATCAGATTGGGTGTTCTTGTATTTGATTGTGGATTAACTGGAGAAGTTTAAACTAAAGATGTTgtcaatgaatttttctattttccTTTGGGTGGGTGAAGCGACCGAGACTttcagaaaaaaaagtgagAGCCATTTCTAAGAAAAGCAAAATTGGGAcacaaataaacaataaattacCCGGataaatattatcaatttatcaattttctttgtttctttctcttctcAGTCTACCAAATTtcaccaacaaaaaaaaaacaatcatGTAAATGGAAAGACCATTCTTTACTCTAGACACTTTCAATACCAAATACTAGAAATACAGATTTTCTATCATGAATGCTCCAGATAGATTTGAACTTTTTATATTGCCAGATGGTGTGGATAAGTAAGTATATTATTTATGATCaatcatttgatttgttgaaGACTTTATtaacactttttttttttggtgaagaataaaaataataccTGATACAAAAGTACCGAACGCAGCAATAGTTAAGATTGAAAGAGAAGATCATACTTTAGCTAACTTATTGAGGGctcaattattaaaagatgAAAGAGTTTTATTTGCTGCCTATAAAGTTGAACATCCTTTATTTGCAAACTTTGTGTTAAGAGTTCAAACTGAGGACGATTATTCACCACGTGAAGCCTTACAGAATGCGTGTTCAAGTTTGATCAGTGAATTGGATGTGATAAAAAGTAAATTCAATGATGAATGGGCACTTAAAGCACTTTTAAATAATACTGAAGATGATTTCGAGTACTAGTGATTTGGAAAGGGGGTATTGATTAATCATTAATGGTGGCGAAAAAGTATTCTAGCAAGACAGAATGGGTCATTTGTTTATACGTTTTaggtattttttttttttgcaatgaATATACTACTAGTCAATTTACGGTACTGGACGAAAGAAAAGTATTATCAACGTGAAGTGGTATATATTGGAAATAgaatataaaaaagaaagaaagaaagaaagaacgAGAAGTACTATATAATACATAGGGGAAGACATTGCAAATATCAAGTAGCGTGGTCTTCTCTAAGCTTCTTTAAATGCTTTTTTCTTGATAGCTTCTTTGATGACCATTATTTTCTCTATACAGTCAGGAACATCTTCATATTGAAAGTTACCTTGTTTCAAAACCAGAATTAGCGGTTGTGTTTGAGTTAAACGCCCTGGCGAGATATGTGTAATAGCCAACCCTGTTTTCGATATACAGATCTTATGGTGGTCTTTAAAGTTGAACTGAAAGTTTCCGTTTGTCATTTCAAACATTATGTAATCAGGAGTTCTGGTGTAGCGTCTTAAAAACACAGtttctttcctttcttcGATTTCACTGACTTTAGACAAATTACTATTCATGtattttgcaaaaaaatcaacaatttctaaCTGTCTTTTAGCTTGAGCAGGAGGGTTGGCAAGAGAGTTTTCAATGCAAGTCCACCCTTCATTTTCATGATAGATCAATTCTAAAAATCTATCTGAATTATGGCGTTTCAATAATGTGTTTTCATCATTGAACAAAACTCCTATGTCGTCATTATTAAGTTGATATGAAAACCcatatttatttgaataatcCACCCATTTGCTGATCAAAGTTGGATTCTCGCAATTTGGAAATTCACTTGCATCGACTTCATCGTGTCTTGAATGTTCCAATCTTCTCATGGTCTGATAAGTTTCAAAACACACCTGGTTGAGTCTTTTGATTgctgttgaaaaattggagCTAAAATTGACTCTTCTAGGTCTTCCTAATTGGCCAGGATCCACCTCTTGATATTTGTTTCTAGTATCATTCGGTGATAGTGACAGAGGAAGTAAAGTTCTTGGTTGTTCCGAATGCA
This is a stretch of genomic DNA from Candida dubliniensis CD36 chromosome 1, complete sequence. It encodes these proteins:
- a CDS encoding DNA-directed RNA polymerase II [13.6 kda] subunit, putative (Similar to S. cerevisiae RPB11;~spliced gene), translating into MNAPDRFELFILPDGVDKIKIIPDTKVPNAAIVKIEREDHTLANLLRAQLLKDERVLFAAYKVEHPLFANFVLRVQTEDDYSPREALQNACSSLISELDVIKSKFNDEWALKALLNNTEDDFEY